ACCCAACGATCGTGGTCGACGCTCTCCCATTCGAGCTCACAGAAGACAACGCCGTTGCACTGCTTCGTAAATATGATCTTGTTCTGGATTGCACCGACACCTTCGCGGCAAAGTTCTTGATCTCGGATTCTGCTGAGGAAGCGGGGGTGCCTTTGGTTTGGGCTACGGCCGTTGCTATGCAGGGACAGTGCTCCGTCTTCGGAGTTCCTGATGCCGAGGGCAACAAACTGTACCTTCGGGACCTCATTCCCGAAGAACCGCCTGGAGACACCTACCAGATGGCAACGGAGGTGGGCGTTCTGGGTGCCGTGGTCGGCCATATCGGAACTCTTCAGGCTGTGGAGGCAATCAAACTGCTCACGGGCATGGGCACTCCGCTAGTTGGACGCATCATGTTCTATGACGCGCGGAGCGCAAGGTGGGATGAACTCCCCCTACGGAAGAGAGCATGGAGAGCGAGGCTGTCATGATTTCGGTCGAGGAGTATCTGGAAAAAGTACTGGCTCTAGTGAACCCAACCAAGGTGACCCAAACGACTATCGGCGAGGGTTTGGGTCGAGTCCTCGCTGAAGACTTGACGGCTCGGCTTCCGGTTCCACCGTTTTCAAATTCTGCGATGGACGGCTTTGCCGTGCGGTCCGCCGACCTAGGTGAGAGCGTGACGCACCTTCGGGTCGTTGGAGATATTCCAGCCGGTGCCACCGCAACTCCCGTTCTTGCCGAGGGGCAGGCCGCACGCATCATGACCGGCGCTCCCCTGCCAGCGGGTGCCGATGCGGTGGTTCAGGTCGAGAAGACGAATCAACAACCCGGAGACGTCCCTCTTCCTGAGTTTGTGGAGGTCGAGCAGGTGAGCAGTGGCGCGAACGTTCGATATGAGGGAGAGGACATTCAGCTCGGTCAGGTTGCCGTCGAACGCGGCCAGGTTTGGACGCCCGCAGTAGCGGCTGCAGCGGCATCAGTCGGCTACGGAGTCGTCCGTCTTCGAGAACGTCCAAGGGTGGCGGTACTCGCCACGGGCTCAGAGCTCGTTCACGCCGGGGAGAAAATCGAGTTTGGTCAGATCCCAGATTCTAACTCGGTGCTGATCGCTGGCCTCGTCCAAGAGTTCGGAGGCGAGGTGGTGATTACTGAGTCGGTCGCAGATGAACCATGTCAGTTCCGCGGCGCTCTTGAACGGGCTGGCGCAGTCGGTGCCGACCTAATCGTCACGTCTGGTGCGGTATCGACCGGAGCGTTTGAGGTGGTTCGCCAGGTCCTTGACGGGCAGATTGAGTTTGTAAAGGTGGCGATGCAGCCGGGGAAGCCGCAAGCTTGTGGCACGGTTAATCTGGACGGACGGGACGTTGCGGTCCTGGGACTGCCCGGGAACCCTGTGAGTGTCTTCGTGTCTTCCTGGGTCTATTTGCGACCACTTCTCGCCGCATTCCAGGAACGTCAGGCAAAATGGCCAGAGAGTACCGCAGTTACTGAAGACGGATGGAAGAGTCCGATCGGACGCCTGCAGTTCATCCCCCTACATGTCGAAAACGGCAAAGCGCGCCAAATTCACAGTCTCGGTTCCGGTTCGCATCTTGTTGCTTCGTTCCATAAGGCCAATGCACTGGGCGTTATTCCAGCCGATGTTGAGCGGGTAGATCCAGGAGACACCATTGTCATTCGACCGCTGAAAGGACTGTAGAAATCATGGAGTTTACCCACTTGAGCTCTCGCGGCGAAGCGAGAATGGTCGATGTAACCGGGAAGACGCCTACGGTGCGCCATGCGAGCGCTGAAGCCCTGGTGAAGTGCTCTCCACAGGTCATTCGGGCACTGCGGGACGGGACCGTGCCAAAAGGGGACGTCTTGGCTGTTGCGCGCATCGCCGGTATCGCTGCAGCCAAGAAAGTTCCCGATCTGCTTCCCCTGGCGCACGTAATCGGGGTACATGCGGTCACAATGGACCTTGAAGTCACGGACGAGGGAGTCACACTTCGCTCCACGGTTGGAACCGCTGACCGAACTGGCGTGGAGATGGAAGCGCTTACCGCCGTAACTATTGCGGCATTAGCAATAGTCGATATGGTCAAAGGCGTGGACCGCAGTTCCGAGATAGTCCACGCGCGCGTCACCGCGAAGTCCGGGGGTCGAAGCGGAGACTGGAGTCGCTAGGCCTTTAGGCGGTCCCAGTCCACTCGTGTGAGCCGTCCTCGAACTGTTGCTTCTTCCAAACGGGAAGTTCCATCTTGACGCGCTCAATGACCTCCTCCAGAAGACGGAACGCTTCCGCGCGGTGAGATGCCGAGACCGCGGCCCCGAGGGCAACGTCTCCAACCTCTAGGTGTCCCTCACGATGGATGACGGCTATCTTGCAGGCGCCCGAGGAAGCCGATACCTCATATGCCACTCGCTCAATCACCTTGTCGGCGTCAGGGTGTGCCTGGTAGTCAATAGAACCCACCGCGCGGCCGTCATCATGATTTCTCACTTGACCGCAGAACGAAACTACGGCTCCGGCGGTCCGGTCGTCCACTGCCTTCAGCAGTTCGTCCATATTTATCGCCTGACCGGTAACACCCGCCAAAACCACGGACGCATCGGTTCCGTCGTTGACTCCGCGATTTTGTACTCGCCTTGTGATTTCCTCGTGCGCATGGAAGTGAGACGAAGAAGGCGATCCCATCACGGTTCGTACCGCGTGATCACCATCATTCATTTGATCAACGATATGGTCGAGGAGGGGACCAATCGCGTCGATCGCGTCCGCTACCCCACCCTGTGAACCGGGAGCATTGATTACCAACGCCGGCCCTACCCCCTCGTCGATAATGCCTATGACGCCACGGGACAACACAGAGTACGGGGTCGAGGCCATATCGCGAACGCGGGCCTCTAGCCCGGTCAGGCGTTTCTTCACCAGACCCGCAGTGGCCTCAGGAGTCAGATCTCGCCCGGTTATTCCTGTGCCACCGGTGGTAAAGATGACGTCTGCTTTCCCCCGAGCACTCCTCGTAATTGCATCGGCAACCGACTCGGTGCCATCGCTGACTACTGCCTGTTCGACAATGTCGCCGTATCGCGAAAGAAGTTCAACAGCCCTGGGACCGGAGAGATCCTCTCTTTCTCCTCTCGCCACGCGATCGGAGACGGTAATTACGGCAATCTTCATCATTGACGAAGTGTATCGTTGACCGGAATTCGTCCAGGCGCCACCAGCCTTCTTGGCCGTGTTTCGCGTATCGTTGGATTGTTCAAAAGGTTACTGAGCGCAGGTGGCATTCTCTCTTGGAAACGACTGCAACGCTTACAGGGGCAACTCCCCGCCGTCCCGAAGACGACCCTCGCTATCAGCGTATTCGGGCGCGTCTCACTAACGCGATCCTAGAGTTAGCCAGTCAGAAGCCGGCCGAACAGATTACCGTCTCCGAACTGACCCATGCTGCGGGAATCGCTCGAACGACGTTCTACAAGCACTCTGATTCCCCGGCCTCTTTCCTTGCAGACTACTTAATTGAGCAACTCCACCCTAGGCTTGACCCGCTGGCCGACCTGCTAAAAGATCCCGGGCCTGACTATCTATCTCGGTGGGCCGCGATCATGCTTGACGTGCTAGAGCACGTCCAAGAGAACGAGGACGTCTACTCGCACGTATTTACTCCCGATGGGCAGTCGGTCGTGCTCTCTATGATGACCGCCTATTTCGAAGGAGTCTTCGCCAGCTACGTTCAGGAGTTCAGTGAGCACGTCGGCAGAGTAGAGGTTACCGAGCTCTGGAAAACAATGGCCATTTCGCAGCAGGTTCACAACACCATCGCGATGATCTCGTCCTGGTTGCGCACCGACCTTGCGGATCCCCCCGAAAGGGTACTTGAGACCTACCTGTCGTTGGTTCCTCCCTGGCAGCTGGCTCGCTTCACTGATTCGGGACAGGCCCCCCTTCGACGTAATCGCAAGATTGCCGAGCTGTTACAGCAGGGTAAAGAAAAGGGCTAACCAACCGCCACTACACGCACACCAGACTTGGACTATTGGTACAGAGGGCCAACTCCCCTATCTATCATTCATGCTTGTATCTTGAATCAGGAGCCGCTACATCAAGCACGGCTGGTGCCTCCGACCCTCCAAGAAGTCGAAACGTCCGGGTGAAGATAGATCACCCGAAGCCGCAATCTCACCATCTAGGGAGAACACATGTCCAATCGAAAAGACGATCCGAAAGCCATGGAAAAGATGGCCGAGTGGCTCGACGCAGTTACCGAGACCCTTGAAACCTCATCAGAAGTTGTTGAGAAAAACCAGAAGGCTCTGCTCGACCTTATCTCCGTTGTTGCCCATGGACCCTCGCGTCCGGGAGCTCCTTTAACAGCGTTCTTGGTCGGTTATGTCTCCGCACAGCAGAATCTTCCACCGGATGAAGTAATCGCCAAGGTGTCCGCACTTGCAAAGAACTGGCCAACCTCAGACTGATAATCCTCTCGTGCCTCCTTTTGGTCGATTAAGACGACAGAACTATCAACATATTTGAGGACAAACGTCCTCTCACTTCGCCCTTCACCTCCATTAGTATTACGATTATCTAAAAGACATCTGTCGCTCAGTGGACCTAAAGAACCTCCATGTCGAGCGATGACTACGGAGTCGTCATGGTACTTGGACCGGTCTTACAAGAGTCACCCTCACCAGAGGCGGAGGCGGCCGGAGAAACGTGGGTTCGCACGTTCTGTCGCCCGAACTGCTTTGGAGGATGCCCGATATTCGCTCATGTCCGAGACGGAAAGGTCGTCGGCGTCTCACCCGCCCCTCTTCCCGACCCAAAGTACAATCGCGTATGCCTTCGCGGACTCACTCAGCCTCAGCAGCAGTACAGCGAGCGAAGAGTTCTCTACCCAAAGAAACGCGTCGGGCCAAGGGGTTCCGGGCAGTGGGAACAGATCTCGTGGGATGAGGCCATCGATATGGTCGTGGATAACTTCAACCGAATCAAGGATGAGTACGGTTCACGTGCCATCGCACTAACAGAAGGCTCTGGTAACTACGGGACTCTCAGTTCCTCTCACTTTGGTGCTGTCACACGATTCTTTGCAACCCTTGATGCCACTGTTCTTTCGAATACTCTCGATGTCGCCCAGGCTCACGGCCTTATGCAAGTTTTTGGTGGACTTCCGAACAACGACCCGGCGGACCTTGCGAACGCAAAAACCATTTTCATCGTCGGTTCAAACATGACAGAAGCCCAGATTCACACCTGGCATTTTGTTGCAGATGCCAAGGACAAGGGCGCAAAAGTTATCGTCGTCGATCCAATCTACACACCGACTGCGTCGAAGGCCGACGAGTGGGTACGCATTCGACCGGGTTCGGATCCCGCGATGTTCCTCGCCATGACACGGGTCATTATGGAAGACGACGGACTTATGGACAACGACTTCCTGCGCTATTCAACCGTCGCTCCCCTGCTTGTTCGAGAAGACAACGGACAGTTCCTACGTGCAAGTGATCTGGCTCAGACCGCGATGACCGACGCAGAAAACGAGGAAGAAGCGAATGCAGATGATGTAGTTACTTCCACCGACGGTCTCTTCTCAGCTGGTGGCCCCACAGAGATCATGGACCCCTTCATTGTTTGGAGTGAGTCAGAGGACCGGCCGGTCGAACTGAATGATAACGACCTCGACACTCGTCTTCGCGGATCCTTCGAAATCCAAGGAATCAAGGTGCGCACAGCACTGGATCTTCTGTGGGATGCCGTCTCAGAGTGGACCCTAGAGCGGGCCGAAGAGTTCACTACGATCCCTGCCTCCACTCTACGAGACATGGCCATCACCTACGCCACCGCAAAGCCAGCCAGTATCTACCACTGCATGGGTATCGACCACTGGGACAACGGACACCTCTCAACCTTTGCGGAGTCGGCACTTGCCTGCGTCACGGGGAACGTCTCAAAGAAGGGCGCTCAACTGGGCTTCAAGTGGTACTTCGCTGAGAATTACGACTTCCCAAACTGGATGATGCCCGACGGACATATGGCTCGAAACATCTACACCGACGACATGTTTGAAGTCGCACGAAGCGGCACCATTCAAGGCGAGCCTGACGCGATCAAAGCTCTTTATGTTTCAGGCTGTAATCCGCTAGGCGCGTACTGTGATCGCAATCAGTGGATCGACTGTGTGCTCCCAACGATCGACTTCATCGTCACGGTTGACATCTATAACTCTGACACCGTTGAGTACTCCGATTTGGTGCTTCCAGCCGCACACTGGTTTGAACGCCAGGACATCCAGTGGGCTGCAAATCACCCATTCGTTACGTGGAGCGACAAGGCGGTTGAACCACTTGGTGAGTCCAAGCCCGATATCGATATCCTTCGCATGCTCGCTGAGCGACTCGGCGTCAAGCAGTACTTCCCTGACTCAGACGACGAGATGATTGATATTGCTCTGAACAAAGATTGGGCGGCCGCGAAGGGCTTCTCCCTTGAACAAATCAAGAAGGAAGGAGCCTTCAAGGTTTGGTACCAGAATCCAGACGACCCCAACATTTGTCTGGGGTATGACGGAACCTATCCGACAGCTACGGGACGGGCGCAGTTCTACAATCCGAATCCAACTCCCCGGGTCAAATCAACGACCTCAATGCAGTTCGATCCGATAAAGGAGCGCCTGCCTCGGTTTGAACCTCCGATTGAGGCCTGGCCAGACTCGGACATCCACAAGAAGTATCCCCTCGTCTTCTTCCAGGAACACACTCGGTGGCGCGTCCATACGCAATACGCGGAAGTTCCAATGTTGAAAGAACTGGATCCCGTTCCAACAATTCGAATGAGTCCGTTGGACGCAGAGCAACGTTCGATAAGTAGCGGAGATACGGTCGAAGTGTTCAATGACCGTGGTCACGTGGTAGTAAAGGCAGTCATATCCGATGCCCTTCCAAATGGAATGGTTTCGCTCCCTAAGGGGTGGCTCGGACACCAACACATCGCGGGAGCGCCTTCTGAACTAACACACATGAAGCTCAATCCCGCATCAATCAACCAGAGCTTCTTTGACGTAGCGGTGGACATCCGCCACTGGGAGGGCAGCAGCTATGAGTAGCAGATCCCGAGTAGTTGACCCGGCGGTATATGAAAAGGCCGTTGCAGGGGTTCAGTTGCTTCTAGTCGCGGGCGCGATCGGCGCAGTTGCCCTCGTAATCCGAGCAGTGGGGGCAGCAGGAACGTGCTTTGTACGAGGTGGTAGCGATGACTGAGTCACTACCTATGCCGATACGGCGCTTCAAAGGACTAACAGAGTCCGTTGCCCACTTCGCTTCTTCTTGGGCCGAGAACGCCGCTGAACATATCGTCCGTGATGTATTTGGGTTGATCCCCGCATCCGAAGTAGCCAGCGAGTCCTCGGACGATGATCACAAGCCTTCACAATTCGCGGATGCAGAGGAAATATCCTGGCTAGAATCTGACCGTAAAGAACTCCCCTATCGTCGCGACACGCACTGGGCTATCGCCCCTATGTGGTGGGAGATGGCTTTTGGGGGAATCGGAGCCGCAACATATTCTGTATCTTCCATCGCCAAGAACCCAGTGGGCATGGCTGTCGGCTGGGTTATTGGAGCAGGTGGAAAAGGTCTACTACTTCTGGGGGACCTGGGACGGCCCGAGCGTTTCCCTCGCGTGTTTAGTAAACCTCAAACATCATGGATTTCCCGTGGGTCATGGGCGTTTGCCGTATTTGGCGCATGCGGTGCCGTGTCCCTGATCCCCGCCCTTCCAAAAGGTGTTCGGGCCGCCGCTGCACTAGCGGCAAACGCCGGTGCCGGAGTGCTCACCGTATATGACGGGCTCTTCCTTAACGACGCGGTATCTGTCGCCTCATGGAGATCCCGGAAACTGCCAGCACTTTTCGGGACAAATGCTGTTCAGGCGGGCGCCGCGCTCACCGCTGGCCTGGCTGGTGCCCGTCCGACATGGATCAGCGCAGTCATCGTCGGTGGCGGCGCAGCGGCATCAGCACTGTCCACGGATTACGTGTCAGAGCTAGCGCAGGGGAACACCGCAGCACGACTGTCCGCACGCGACCTAGTCGAAGACAAGCAGAAGCTTCGGTTCTTGGTCATGGGAATAGGTGTCGGCACCCTCGTCCCTATGGCAATGACGATTACTGGACGTAACTCGCGCATGGCTAACGCACTCACCGCAGCTGCCGCCTGCGCCGGCGTCGTCAGCATCCGCAGATCGGTGCTGCAGGCAGGTATCCATGCTCCCGTCATCGACCCGCCGAGAACGCAGCCGATCGGAACGGGACTGAAGGACTCGAAGTACACCTCTGCTAGCACCGAAGAGACCCTCGCAAAGGACAGGGATTAACCATGCGGCTTGGAATGATAGTTGATGTCGGCAGGTGCATTGGTTGTGATACCTGCGCAATCGCCTGCAAGGTAGAGAACAACCTACCTGATGATGTTTGGTGGAACCGGGTTTTGACTGTCGGAGGCGCAGAACAACACACTCCGGCCCTTACGGCCGACCGCCCAACAATGTGGTTCCTGACGGTTGCATGCCAGCACTGTGAGAACCCGCCGTGCGTTCCCGTATGCCCAACTGGCGCAACCTACAAACGCGACGAAGACGGCGTTGTCCTAATCGACTACGACAAATGCATAGGGTGTGGTGCATGCGTTGAGGCTTGTCCCTACGACGGTGTCCGCACCCGGAACAGCGACGAAATCACCCACGCGAACCCATTCGCGCTCGGGAACTACTCAGTGCAACCTCAGGAACCTGCCACCGTCTCCAAATGTACTTTCTGCGAACAGAGACTTAGGGAGGATCGCCTCCCCGCATGCGTTGAGGTGTGCCCGGCACGAGCGCGCTTCTTCGGTGACCTTGATGATCCTGACTCTGAGGTTTCCCAACTATTGGAATCCCGCGAGTCCTTCACACTTCATCCGGAAGCGGGTACCCACCCGTCAGTTCACTTCATCAAGTGACTGTGTCGGCCTAGACCGAGCATGGGGCTAGGCCGGGTAAATGATGATCGCGGATGCCTTCACGGAGAAGACGACCTCTTTGCCCGGGTGAAGGTCAAGTTGAGCGACTGCCTGGACCGTCACGTCAGCAAGTAGTAGCTGTTCCCCTATTCGCGTCCGAACTCGAACTAGCTCCTGATTCGGTTCAAGCTCAGAGATCGTCCCGCGCAGGTTGTTCTGAGGGCTTCCATGTGGGTTGTCAAGAAATACTGAGACTGCGCTTGGGGGAAACACCGCTGCGGCTTCCATGCCGTTCGTGGCAAGTTCATCGCTGCCTTCCCGCTGCGAACCCCGAACCTCGGTCCCATCCCTTGTGACCACCGCCCCATCGCGATAGATCCCGCGAACCAGGTTCAGTCCCGCAAGCCTGGCCGCAAAACGTGTTCGAGGGTGCTCAAGAACATCCTCCGTGGGTCCATCCTCCGTGATCTTACCCGCCTCAAGAACTATCACTCGATCGGACAGCATCACCGCGTCAAGCAGATCGTGGGTGACCATCATCGTGGCCTGATCAGTCAGAACCTGCCGTAAAACCCGACGCAGCGCCGGTGCCACCGCCACGTCCAGCGCCGCCATCGGCTCATCGAGTAGAAGCATGCTCGGGACTGTAGCCAACGCCCTGGCAATCGCGGCCCGCTGTGCCTGACCGCCGGAAACTTCAGAGGGCCTACGATCTCTGAGTTCCGGAATTCCAACTTCGCCGAGCCAGCAATCTGCGGTTTCGCGAGCCTCCTTGCGCGAAGAACCCGAAGCGCGAGGCCCGAAAGCCGCATTCTGAAGAAGAGTCATATGTGGGAACAACAGAGGGTCTTGGGCGAGCATGGCAACACCGCGCGCGTTCAACGGGGTCCAGGCGCCTTTACCATCCTCGTCAATGTCAAAAAGCACCCTGCCGTCCAATACGGCACGGCCACTGTCTGGCCGGAGCGTGCCGGCGATGAGACCGAGGAGCGTAGATTTCCCTGAGCCGTTGTGCCCTAGTACAGCGACTCGTTCGTTGTCAGCCACCTCGAGGCTCACCTCGAAACCACGCGCCGCCACTCTGGCCTCAAACTCAAGACTCATATCTGGCTCCGCTTGGTTATCTGAGCGGTTACCGCCATGACCAGTACCGCCACAAATATCAAAACCATCGATAGTGCAATCGCGCCCTGGGGGTCGCTGACGCGCTGCAGGTAGATCTCCAGGGGCATCGTTCGGGTAACGCCCTCAAGGCTGCCCGCAAAAGTGATCGTGGCACCAAACTCACCGAGAGCTCGGGCAAATGAAAGAACGGCTGCCGAGAGCAAACCGGGAAGGATCAGTGGCAGCGTAACCTTGCGAAGCACCATTGAAGGGCTAGCCCCAAGCGTGGCAGCAACAACCTCATACCGCTGTCCATATGTACGTAGTGTGCCTTCAAGCGAAACAACTAAAAACGGCATGGCAACGAACGTCTGAGCCAGGATCACTGCCGTAGTTGAGAAGGCGATGTTGAGCCCCAGTGCCTCAAAATACTGACCAAGAAGCCCTCGCCGACCGAAGGTATACAGCAGGGCCAAGCCTCCCACAACGGGCGGAAGGACCATCGGTAGAGTGACGATGGAGCGAACCAGTTGCTGACCTCGAAAGTCCTCTCGTGCCAGAATCAGTGCGATCGGCACACCAAAAAGTAGGCACATAAGAGTCGAGATCGAGGCCGTCTTGAGGCTCAATTTCAACGCTGTCAACGAGGACTGGCTGGTGATTAACTCAAAGAAATTCGACCAATCTATCCGGGTCGCCATTGCCACAAGTGGCAGCACAATAAATGTGGCGCCAATCAGTGCGGGAAGGTAGAGCCATTTTGGCAACCCGGAATAGATTCGAGTCAAAGAGCTACGTCCCTAACTCGGCAGTCCGAAACCAGCTTCGCCCAGGAATGCCTGAACGTCAGCGCTAAGGATAAAGTCGACCCACGCGCTGGCTAGTTCCGCTTGTGGAGCGGCTTTCAAAGCAACGATCGGGTACTTGTTCACCGCCACATCTGACTCGGGGAACGGAATGGCCAAGACTGTGTCACCAGCGGCCTTTGCGTCAGTCTGGTACACGAGTCCTGCGTCACCCTCACCAGC
The sequence above is a segment of the Actinomycetaceae bacterium MB13-C1-2 genome. Coding sequences within it:
- a CDS encoding HesA/MoeB/ThiF family protein codes for the protein MGPQLDTRYQRNIDVPGMGDEGQAALNNSSVLVVGAGGLGSAALPYLAGAGIGRIGIVDHDVVELTNMQRQVLHTALGARKADSAASRLRALNPTIVVDALPFELTEDNAVALLRKYDLVLDCTDTFAAKFLISDSAEEAGVPLVWATAVAMQGQCSVFGVPDAEGNKLYLRDLIPEEPPGDTYQMATEVGVLGAVVGHIGTLQAVEAIKLLTGMGTPLVGRIMFYDARSARWDELPLRKRAWRARLS
- the glp gene encoding gephyrin-like molybdotransferase Glp, whose protein sequence is MESEAVMISVEEYLEKVLALVNPTKVTQTTIGEGLGRVLAEDLTARLPVPPFSNSAMDGFAVRSADLGESVTHLRVVGDIPAGATATPVLAEGQAARIMTGAPLPAGADAVVQVEKTNQQPGDVPLPEFVEVEQVSSGANVRYEGEDIQLGQVAVERGQVWTPAVAAAAASVGYGVVRLRERPRVAVLATGSELVHAGEKIEFGQIPDSNSVLIAGLVQEFGGEVVITESVADEPCQFRGALERAGAVGADLIVTSGAVSTGAFEVVRQVLDGQIEFVKVAMQPGKPQACGTVNLDGRDVAVLGLPGNPVSVFVSSWVYLRPLLAAFQERQAKWPESTAVTEDGWKSPIGRLQFIPLHVENGKARQIHSLGSGSHLVASFHKANALGVIPADVERVDPGDTIVIRPLKGL
- the moaC gene encoding cyclic pyranopterin monophosphate synthase MoaC; this encodes MEFTHLSSRGEARMVDVTGKTPTVRHASAEALVKCSPQVIRALRDGTVPKGDVLAVARIAGIAAAKKVPDLLPLAHVIGVHAVTMDLEVTDEGVTLRSTVGTADRTGVEMEALTAVTIAALAIVDMVKGVDRSSEIVHARVTAKSGGRSGDWSR
- a CDS encoding molybdenum cofactor biosynthesis protein MoaE yields the protein MMKIAVITVSDRVARGEREDLSGPRAVELLSRYGDIVEQAVVSDGTESVADAITRSARGKADVIFTTGGTGITGRDLTPEATAGLVKKRLTGLEARVRDMASTPYSVLSRGVIGIIDEGVGPALVINAPGSQGGVADAIDAIGPLLDHIVDQMNDGDHAVRTVMGSPSSSHFHAHEEITRRVQNRGVNDGTDASVVLAGVTGQAINMDELLKAVDDRTAGAVVSFCGQVRNHDDGRAVGSIDYQAHPDADKVIERVAYEVSASSGACKIAVIHREGHLEVGDVALGAAVSASHRAEAFRLLEEVIERVKMELPVWKKQQFEDGSHEWTGTA
- a CDS encoding TetR-like C-terminal domain-containing protein, whose protein sequence is METTATLTGATPRRPEDDPRYQRIRARLTNAILELASQKPAEQITVSELTHAAGIARTTFYKHSDSPASFLADYLIEQLHPRLDPLADLLKDPGPDYLSRWAAIMLDVLEHVQENEDVYSHVFTPDGQSVVLSMMTAYFEGVFASYVQEFSEHVGRVEVTELWKTMAISQQVHNTIAMISSWLRTDLADPPERVLETYLSLVPPWQLARFTDSGQAPLRRNRKIAELLQQGKEKG
- a CDS encoding DUF6457 domain-containing protein, translating into MSNRKDDPKAMEKMAEWLDAVTETLETSSEVVEKNQKALLDLISVVAHGPSRPGAPLTAFLVGYVSAQQNLPPDEVIAKVSALAKNWPTSD
- a CDS encoding molybdopterin-dependent oxidoreductase, whose protein sequence is MSSDDYGVVMVLGPVLQESPSPEAEAAGETWVRTFCRPNCFGGCPIFAHVRDGKVVGVSPAPLPDPKYNRVCLRGLTQPQQQYSERRVLYPKKRVGPRGSGQWEQISWDEAIDMVVDNFNRIKDEYGSRAIALTEGSGNYGTLSSSHFGAVTRFFATLDATVLSNTLDVAQAHGLMQVFGGLPNNDPADLANAKTIFIVGSNMTEAQIHTWHFVADAKDKGAKVIVVDPIYTPTASKADEWVRIRPGSDPAMFLAMTRVIMEDDGLMDNDFLRYSTVAPLLVREDNGQFLRASDLAQTAMTDAENEEEANADDVVTSTDGLFSAGGPTEIMDPFIVWSESEDRPVELNDNDLDTRLRGSFEIQGIKVRTALDLLWDAVSEWTLERAEEFTTIPASTLRDMAITYATAKPASIYHCMGIDHWDNGHLSTFAESALACVTGNVSKKGAQLGFKWYFAENYDFPNWMMPDGHMARNIYTDDMFEVARSGTIQGEPDAIKALYVSGCNPLGAYCDRNQWIDCVLPTIDFIVTVDIYNSDTVEYSDLVLPAAHWFERQDIQWAANHPFVTWSDKAVEPLGESKPDIDILRMLAERLGVKQYFPDSDDEMIDIALNKDWAAAKGFSLEQIKKEGAFKVWYQNPDDPNICLGYDGTYPTATGRAQFYNPNPTPRVKSTTSMQFDPIKERLPRFEPPIEAWPDSDIHKKYPLVFFQEHTRWRVHTQYAEVPMLKELDPVPTIRMSPLDAEQRSISSGDTVEVFNDRGHVVVKAVISDALPNGMVSLPKGWLGHQHIAGAPSELTHMKLNPASINQSFFDVAVDIRHWEGSSYE
- a CDS encoding 4Fe-4S dicluster domain-containing protein codes for the protein MRLGMIVDVGRCIGCDTCAIACKVENNLPDDVWWNRVLTVGGAEQHTPALTADRPTMWFLTVACQHCENPPCVPVCPTGATYKRDEDGVVLIDYDKCIGCGACVEACPYDGVRTRNSDEITHANPFALGNYSVQPQEPATVSKCTFCEQRLREDRLPACVEVCPARARFFGDLDDPDSEVSQLLESRESFTLHPEAGTHPSVHFIK
- a CDS encoding ATP-binding cassette domain-containing protein — protein: MSLEFEARVAARGFEVSLEVADNERVAVLGHNGSGKSTLLGLIAGTLRPDSGRAVLDGRVLFDIDEDGKGAWTPLNARGVAMLAQDPLLFPHMTLLQNAAFGPRASGSSRKEARETADCWLGEVGIPELRDRRPSEVSGGQAQRAAIARALATVPSMLLLDEPMAALDVAVAPALRRVLRQVLTDQATMMVTHDLLDAVMLSDRVIVLEAGKITEDGPTEDVLEHPRTRFAARLAGLNLVRGIYRDGAVVTRDGTEVRGSQREGSDELATNGMEAAAVFPPSAVSVFLDNPHGSPQNNLRGTISELEPNQELVRVRTRIGEQLLLADVTVQAVAQLDLHPGKEVVFSVKASAIIIYPA
- a CDS encoding ABC transporter permease, coding for MTRIYSGLPKWLYLPALIGATFIVLPLVAMATRIDWSNFFELITSQSSLTALKLSLKTASISTLMCLLFGVPIALILAREDFRGQQLVRSIVTLPMVLPPVVGGLALLYTFGRRGLLGQYFEALGLNIAFSTTAVILAQTFVAMPFLVVSLEGTLRTYGQRYEVVAATLGASPSMVLRKVTLPLILPGLLSAAVLSFARALGEFGATITFAGSLEGVTRTMPLEIYLQRVSDPQGAIALSMVLIFVAVLVMAVTAQITKRSQI